In one window of Pseudomonas putida DNA:
- the dapC gene encoding succinyldiaminopimelate transaminase has translation MNHALTQLQPYPFEKLRALLGSVKPAADKRAIALSIGEPKHESPAFVAKALADNLDKLAVYPSTLGLPALRQAIGQWCERRFGVPAGWLDADQHILPVNGTREALFAFTQTVVNRADDGLVVSPNPFYQIYEGAALLAGATPHYLPCLESNGFNPDFDAVPAEIWKRCQILFLCSPGNPTGALVPMDTLKKLIALADEHDFVIAADECYSELYFDEDAPPPGLLSACAELGRSDFARCVVFHSLSKRSNLPGLRSGFVAGDARIIKPFLLYRTYHGCAMPVQTQLASVAAWQDEAHVRANRDQYRAKYDAVLEILQPVMDVQRPDGSFYLWAKVPGSDADFTRDLFEAEHVTVVPGSYLSREVDGVNPGAGRVRMALVAPLAECIEAAERIRGFLAGR, from the coding sequence ATGAACCATGCCTTGACCCAGCTTCAGCCCTACCCCTTCGAAAAGCTCCGCGCCCTGCTCGGCAGCGTGAAGCCTGCCGCGGACAAACGCGCCATTGCCCTGTCGATCGGTGAGCCGAAGCACGAATCCCCGGCGTTCGTCGCCAAGGCCCTGGCCGACAACCTCGACAAATTGGCGGTCTACCCCAGCACACTCGGCCTGCCGGCCCTGCGCCAGGCCATCGGTCAGTGGTGCGAGCGCCGCTTCGGCGTACCCGCCGGCTGGCTCGATGCCGACCAGCACATCCTGCCGGTCAACGGCACCCGCGAAGCGCTGTTCGCCTTCACTCAAACAGTGGTCAACCGCGCCGATGACGGCCTGGTCGTCAGCCCCAACCCGTTCTACCAGATCTACGAGGGCGCGGCGCTGCTGGCCGGCGCCACCCCGCACTACCTGCCATGCCTGGAAAGCAACGGTTTCAATCCGGATTTCGACGCGGTACCTGCCGAGATCTGGAAACGTTGCCAGATCCTGTTCCTGTGCTCCCCAGGCAACCCCACTGGCGCGCTGGTGCCGATGGACACCCTGAAAAAACTGATCGCCCTGGCCGACGAGCACGATTTCGTGATCGCCGCCGACGAGTGCTACAGCGAGCTGTACTTCGACGAAGACGCCCCGCCGCCTGGCCTGCTGAGTGCCTGCGCCGAACTCGGCCGCAGCGATTTTGCGCGCTGCGTGGTGTTCCACAGCCTGTCCAAGCGCTCCAACCTGCCTGGCCTGCGCTCGGGCTTCGTCGCGGGCGACGCCAGGATCATCAAGCCATTCCTGCTGTACCGCACCTACCACGGTTGCGCCATGCCGGTGCAGACGCAACTGGCCAGCGTGGCCGCCTGGCAGGACGAGGCCCATGTGCGGGCGAACCGCGATCAGTACCGCGCCAAATATGACGCCGTGCTCGAGATCCTGCAGCCAGTGATGGATGTACAGCGCCCGGACGGCAGCTTCTACCTGTGGGCCAAGGTGCCGGGTAGCGACGCCGACTTTACCCGCGACCTGTTCGAGGCCGAGCATGTGACCGTGGTGCCTGGCTCGTACCTGTCGCGTGAAGTGGATGGCGTCAATCCCGGAGCAGGACGCGTGCGCATGGCGCTGGTTGCGCCGCTGGCCGAGTGTATCGAGGCGGCCGAAAGGATTCGCGGGTTTCTCGCAGGGCGCTGA
- a CDS encoding M12 family metallopeptidase: MHTPFPPRCRHRTDQQLSHDLAVTENPRNRGQSNGGRNKRGLIQTGRLWTPGRTLWVSFLGAPDRKLKMSIFELACQWVELSDANLTLDLSEDDDKHAQIRILTGKHAEHNESDIGTDALAYEDDTMALNVIPGDETFESTVLHEFGHALGFEHEHLHPDASIPWNEPLLIEAHKRAAGWSEQDVREQYLNKRPDSGLIKTQYDPLSIMHYPIAAWMTLDNSEIGQNTELSAKDIDLMRLAYPHD, translated from the coding sequence ATGCATACACCCTTCCCACCCCGCTGCCGTCACCGCACCGATCAGCAGCTTTCCCATGATCTGGCCGTTACCGAGAACCCCCGCAACAGGGGCCAGAGCAACGGCGGTCGAAACAAGCGCGGACTGATCCAGACCGGCCGACTATGGACACCCGGTCGTACTTTGTGGGTCTCGTTTCTCGGTGCTCCGGACAGAAAGCTCAAGATGTCGATCTTCGAACTGGCTTGCCAGTGGGTGGAACTTTCCGACGCCAACCTGACGCTTGATCTATCAGAGGATGATGACAAACATGCCCAGATCAGGATCCTCACAGGCAAGCATGCAGAGCACAACGAATCAGACATCGGCACCGATGCACTGGCTTATGAAGACGACACCATGGCGCTGAATGTCATACCGGGGGATGAAACATTCGAATCCACCGTGTTACACGAGTTCGGCCATGCGCTGGGGTTCGAACATGAACATCTGCACCCCGATGCCAGCATCCCCTGGAACGAGCCGTTGCTAATCGAAGCTCACAAGCGTGCGGCTGGCTGGTCAGAGCAAGACGTCAGGGAGCAATACCTGAACAAACGGCCCGACAGCGGACTGATCAAAACCCAGTACGATCCGCTATCCATAATGCATTACCCGATTGCGGCCTGGATGACCTTGGATAATTCCGAGATAGGCCAGAACACAGAGCTCAGTGCGAAAGACATCGACCTGATGCGCCTGGCCTACCCGCACGACTGA
- a CDS encoding Na+/H+ antiporter, whose protein sequence is MQSAYTVLILLMLVSLSKLVGRMVPLPLPLVQIAAGALLAWPTLGLHVALDPELFLFLFLPPLLFADGWRIPKRELWRIRGPVVALAVGLVLFTVVGAGYFIHWILPSIPLPVAFALAAVLSPTDAVAVSAITQDRLPTPLMHMLQGEALMNDASGLVTFKFALAAAITGVFSLTDASLTFVLVAIGGLAVGVGLSWLVGRLRAWMIARGWDDPATHVVFMLLLPFAAYVLAERLGVSGILSAVAAGMMQSWLDLLPRQTSTRLLNRSVWSLLEFAFNGLIFLLLGLQLPDIIKAVVSHETSLWPTLAWRCLDVVAIFVALVLLRFVWVQSVWRAIGVVRRWRGKSALVLMPSARSCWLLTLGGVRGAVTLAGVMSVPLLIGAGQAFPERDLLIFIAAGVILLSLISACIALPILLRGVTKSPDERLHQEVQEAWRRTAEAAIHALEAEEVVDANAPQDAAQATLATELKARLMAEYRDELDSYNDSAEARALAEQMDLLERRLRLRALRAQRLELYSLHRQHLVGDEVVRQVLGELDMSEANLGQVR, encoded by the coding sequence ATGCAGTCAGCCTATACCGTTCTTATCCTGCTGATGCTGGTGAGCCTTTCCAAGCTGGTCGGACGCATGGTGCCGCTGCCCTTGCCGCTGGTGCAGATCGCGGCCGGCGCGCTGCTGGCCTGGCCCACGCTTGGGCTGCATGTGGCCCTCGATCCCGAGCTGTTCCTGTTTCTGTTCCTGCCGCCGCTGCTGTTCGCCGATGGCTGGCGCATCCCCAAGCGTGAGCTCTGGCGCATTCGTGGCCCGGTGGTGGCCTTGGCCGTGGGGTTGGTGCTGTTCACCGTGGTGGGGGCGGGGTACTTCATTCACTGGATCCTGCCAAGCATTCCACTGCCGGTAGCGTTCGCCCTGGCCGCGGTGCTCTCGCCCACTGATGCGGTGGCGGTTTCGGCGATTACCCAGGATCGCCTGCCAACCCCCTTGATGCATATGCTCCAGGGCGAAGCACTGATGAACGATGCTTCGGGCCTGGTGACGTTCAAGTTCGCGTTGGCAGCTGCCATTACCGGGGTATTTTCGTTGACCGATGCCAGCCTGACGTTCGTGCTGGTAGCCATCGGCGGGCTTGCGGTTGGCGTGGGCCTCAGCTGGCTGGTGGGGCGCCTGCGTGCCTGGATGATCGCCCGGGGCTGGGACGATCCGGCGACGCATGTGGTGTTCATGCTGCTGTTGCCGTTTGCCGCCTATGTGCTGGCCGAACGACTCGGTGTCTCGGGCATTCTCTCGGCGGTGGCGGCAGGGATGATGCAGAGCTGGCTCGACCTGTTGCCGCGCCAGACCAGCACGCGCCTGCTCAACCGCAGCGTCTGGTCGCTGCTGGAGTTCGCCTTCAATGGTCTGATCTTCCTGCTGCTGGGCTTGCAATTACCCGACATCATCAAGGCAGTTGTCAGCCACGAAACGTCGTTGTGGCCGACCCTGGCCTGGCGTTGCCTTGATGTGGTGGCGATCTTCGTGGCGTTGGTGCTGCTGCGGTTCGTCTGGGTACAGAGCGTGTGGCGCGCTATCGGCGTGGTGCGCCGCTGGCGCGGTAAGTCGGCGTTGGTGCTGATGCCCAGCGCACGTTCGTGCTGGCTGTTGACCCTTGGCGGTGTGCGTGGGGCTGTGACCTTGGCGGGTGTGATGTCGGTACCCTTGCTGATCGGGGCCGGCCAGGCGTTCCCGGAGCGTGATCTGCTGATCTTCATTGCCGCCGGGGTGATCCTGCTGTCGCTGATCAGTGCCTGCATCGCCCTGCCGATCCTGTTGCGCGGGGTGACCAAGAGCCCGGACGAGCGCCTGCACCAGGAGGTGCAGGAAGCCTGGAGGCGTACTGCGGAAGCCGCCATCCATGCCTTGGAGGCTGAGGAGGTCGTCGATGCCAATGCCCCGCAGGATGCCGCCCAGGCGACGCTGGCGACCGAGCTGAAGGCGCGCCTGATGGCAGAGTACCGGGACGAGCTGGACAGCTACAACGACAGCGCCGAAGCGCGTGCATTGGCCGAACAGATGGATCTTCTGGAGCGTCGGCTGCGCCTGCGCGCATTGCGCGCGCAGCGGCTGGAGCTCTACAGCCTGCACCGCCAGCACCTGGTGGGGGATGAAGTCGTGCGCCAGGTGCTGGGGGAGTTGGACATGAGCGAGGCGAACCTGGGGCAGGTTCGTTAG